AAAGAAGCGGGGCTGAAAAATACACTTTTCCAGCCCCGCTTTGCTCTTTTTTACTTCCTACAGTTAAATACTCCTCCACCTGTACGTCACAAACTCAACACATGATACACCAAAAACGGAGCGGCTATCGACATATAAATGGCGGCAATGCCCATGGCCACCCCGGACATGGATCCCTGCACCGTTCCCTCGGCCAGAGCTGAGGCCGTCCCCTGACCGTGAGCCGTGGTACCGTAGGCCAACCCGCGCACCAGCGGGTTGTGCACTTTGAACAGATTGAGCAGAAGGGGCGTCAGAAAGGTCCCAATCATGCCGGTAACAATCACGAAAACCGAGGTCAGCGTGGGATCGCCGTTTAAGATCCCGGAGACGCTGACGGCAATGGGCACGGTCACGGATTTGGGCACTAAGGATGTGACAATGAGCTTATCCAGCCCCAGAAATTCCGCCACCCAAACGGTGGTGACGATATTAGCCGTGGTTCCCACCGCAATTCCGCCCAGCACCGGCAGGATATTCCGACCTAGGATCTCCCGGTTCCGGTAAAGGGGGAGGGCCAAAGCCACGGTGGCCGGCCCCAACAGATAGGTCAAAATATTCCTGGCCTCCTGATACTGGCTCACCGTAACCCCGGAAAGCCAAAAGACAGCGATGATCAGGGCAGTGCTCAGGAACACCACATTCAGCAACGGGTTGGGGTAAAGCTTATAAATGAAGCGGCTAAAGATATAAGCACCTAAAGTAACAGCCATCGTCAGAAGCACTAGCAGCAGATTCATTTAAACTCCTCCTTTGGGCGCACGCAGCCGGACCAGCAAGCTGGTCACTGAATTCATAACCACCACGCATACTGTCGTGCCCATAACGATCGACACTAAAAGCTGGGCTCCGCTTAACCGGAACAGACCTATCCACTGCATCAGTCCAACGGCAATGGGAATAAAGAAAAAGGCTAGATGTTTGAGCAAAAAATCCGCTCCTTCCTCGATCCAGTGGATCTGAACCACCCCCGTCAGCAGTAGCAAAAAAAGGATCAGCATGCCCAAAACATTGCCCGGCACCGGGAGATGGCTTAGCTTCGCCAGCCAGTTTCCCAATTGATAGATTGCCCAAAGCAAGGCAATCTGCGCAATAAAACGTAACCCCTGCCTCATGAACTATCACCTCTTTCTCTTTCTAGAAATAATTGTATAGTCCCAACTTGTATTTGTAAAATAGATAGTCATCATCCTATCTATGGATGTAATAGATATATGAAAAATTTTTTTAACTTGAACAATCAGAATACCGAACCCCAGACAAAAGGAGCCTTACGCCAGGCGTAACGCTCCTTCTTTACAAACATTTAAAAACCCTTATAAATTATTGTTCCGATACTCATATCCGTTTTGATCATTCAACCAGGTCCCGATTATCGTCATACTTTTGACTGACCACCCAATCGGCTAACCTTCAATAATATGTTTTTCCTTAGAGCCAGTCAACTTTTGGCAAAGAATCCGGTTACGAACTGCAGCCATAAATTAGCCGCATGGGACATGGACCGCCCCCGTTTCCAGATGATGAACATCTGGTGAATTATCTGCGGGTTGGTCACCGGGATCACCACAAAGCGGCGGGGGTCCAGTTCTCGGCAGGCGGCCCCCGGCAGGAAGGCGATGCCCAAATCGGCGGCCACCATCTGGGTCATCAGTTCAAACTGGGAAGTCTCAAAAATAATGTTAGGCGCAAAGCCTTCATTTTTGCACTTGCTGATAATCTCATCATGCAGGCTGAATTCACTGCTGTATAAGACAAAAGGTTCACCGGCCAGAGAGCGGAGATCCAGGGATGCCGCTTTGCTAAGTGGATTCTGGGCGGAAACGATAACATACAGCGGATCTTCGGCAAAAGCAAAGGAATCAAAATACCGGCTGTCCGGCACACTGCAGACCACCCCCACATCCAGGGTTCCGTCCAGAATATCCAGGATGACCTTTTTCGACCCGTGCTCGGAAAGACTGATTCCGATTTGCGGGTATTTCTTCTTAAATTCCCCCAGCAATTCAGCAAACAGGGTGGTGCCGGTAATGGGCAGCAGGCCGATGGAGATTTTGCCCCGTTCCAGTTTAAGGCGGTTTTGAAATTCGCCGGTGAGGTTGGCAAACTTGGTTACGATCTCCTGAGCCTGGTCTAGAAAGACTGCCCCGGTATCCGTCAATTGCACGTATTTGGAGGTCCGGTTAAAGAGCGGAGTACCCAGTTCCCTTTCCAGATCTTTGATCAGCTTGCTGATGGTGGATTGGGTCACGTGACATTTTTCCGCAGCCTTGCTGAAACTCTTCTGGTGAGCCACTTCTACAAAATACTCCAAATGTTTGATTTCCATGGTCACACCTCCAAAACCCTACCCAAGGCTACCCATCTTTACCCCAGATTATAATGAACAAGCAGAAATGATGCAAGCTCCTTGCCGCCTGAACTTGATTTATCAGTAACCGGAATTGCTGCAGCAACTGCAGCCAATAAAGAACCATCAGAGCACCTCGTCACGATAGATACATAAAAATACGTCCTCCAGGTTCGACGTGACCTGCCGTGCTGCTCCGGGATATTCCGCATCACAGGCAAACCGCACCAAGGTGCGACCGCCCTCCTGCCGCTGTGTCAAGAGAAGATATAGCTGTGTGACAGTTTCAATCTCCCATTAAGTCGTAACTTTTGGGCTGCGGCGAAATTCAAACAGGGATTCGGCCCTCGCCAAGGGTGGACCTGACGTTATAATGTTCATATTTGGTTCTTCCATCTTATTCCCCCAAAACCCTGAAGCCAGCTGATACCAAGCTATTCCCGCTCTATCAAGACTACTGTCTCCACGTGGGTTGATGTTTATGTTTTGAATGTCATTGAAGTAACGTCAACAGCAATTTAAGATTGTTGTTTATACTTGTAGTTTATCTTTGCGACTCCCCATGTTATTTATCCTAAATTTAAATATCGTAGCGACTTCTCTATACAATTGTAATATTATATTGATTAAAGATTGGTCTTGTCGCGACTTAATTATTTCTTCTTTTGTAGTATTATCAAATTTTGTTGTTAATTTCATTGAATTAATCCCCGATCTAAAAGCATTTACTATACTCTCT
This Desulfosporosinus orientis DSM 765 DNA region includes the following protein-coding sequences:
- a CDS encoding CidA/LrgA family protein translates to MRQGLRFIAQIALLWAIYQLGNWLAKLSHLPVPGNVLGMLILFLLLLTGVVQIHWIEEGADFLLKHLAFFFIPIAVGLMQWIGLFRLSGAQLLVSIVMGTTVCVVVMNSVTSLLVRLRAPKGGV
- a CDS encoding helix-turn-helix domain-containing protein; its protein translation is MDIIEQQLRMARETKGLELKEIEEITKIPSKYLQALEEGDFCVLPGGVYTVGFLRSYARFLDLDAESIVNAFRSGINSMKLTTKFDNTTKEEIIKSRQDQSLINIILQLYREVATIFKFRINNMGSRKDKLQV
- a CDS encoding LrgB family protein, translating into MNLLLVLLTMAVTLGAYIFSRFIYKLYPNPLLNVVFLSTALIIAVFWLSGVTVSQYQEARNILTYLLGPATVALALPLYRNREILGRNILPVLGGIAVGTTANIVTTVWVAEFLGLDKLIVTSLVPKSVTVPIAVSVSGILNGDPTLTSVFVIVTGMIGTFLTPLLLNLFKVHNPLVRGLAYGTTAHGQGTASALAEGTVQGSMSGVAMGIAAIYMSIAAPFLVYHVLSL
- a CDS encoding LysR family transcriptional regulator — its product is MEIKHLEYFVEVAHQKSFSKAAEKCHVTQSTISKLIKDLERELGTPLFNRTSKYVQLTDTGAVFLDQAQEIVTKFANLTGEFQNRLKLERGKISIGLLPITGTTLFAELLGEFKKKYPQIGISLSEHGSKKVILDILDGTLDVGVVCSVPDSRYFDSFAFAEDPLYVIVSAQNPLSKAASLDLRSLAGEPFVLYSSEFSLHDEIISKCKNEGFAPNIIFETSQFELMTQMVAADLGIAFLPGAACRELDPRRFVVIPVTNPQIIHQMFIIWKRGRSMSHAANLWLQFVTGFFAKS